A stretch of Ranitomeya variabilis isolate aRanVar5 chromosome 3, aRanVar5.hap1, whole genome shotgun sequence DNA encodes these proteins:
- the PRR13 gene encoding proline-rich protein 13 has translation MWNPNAPGQPAYPPNPAYPPSTNPAHPPVPPLQPGYPAGQPVYPPGQPAYPPGGPGYPAGHPSYPGQPGYPPPHSGPYPPGVPGYPVNPMMPGYPMDKKMRKKMKKAHKANKHGHGYGKGYSSSSSSSSD, from the exons ATGTGGAATCCTAACGCTCCGG GACAACCTGCTTACCCACCTAATCCAGCATATCCACCATCCACTAATCCTGCACACCCTCCAGTTCCACCCCTACAGCCTGGTTATCCAGCAGGCCAACCAGTCTATCCCCCAGGTCAGCCTGCGTACCCTCCTGGTGGGCCTGGATATCCTGCAGGACACCCATCTTATCCTGGGCAACCCGGTTACCCTCCTCCACATTCTGGTCCTTACCCACCAGGTGTGCCCGGGTATCCAGTGAACCCAATGATGCCTGGTTATCCTATGGATAAAAAGATGAGAAAGAAAATGAAGAAGGCACACAAGGCAAACAAGCATGGGCATGGGTACGGGAAG GGATATTCATCCTCGTCTTCCTCCAGCAGCGACTAA